The Nostoc sp. 'Lobaria pulmonaria (5183) cyanobiont' DNA window GCTAACTTTTTACTGGTTGAGTCCCAAGAATCTACTTCCCAGTTACAGCAACAATTACTCAAGGATCACCAGATTCTAATCCGCGATTGCCTTAGTTTTAAAGAACTAGGCGATCGCTTTTTCCGGGTTGCTGTACGTGAAGAGTCTGATAACCAACGCTTACTAACAGCGCTAAAAGAGAGTTAGGAGTTATAAGTTATAAGTTAGGAGTTATAAGTTAAAAAAGGTTTTAATTCTTAACTGCTAATTCCTAACTCTTAATTCCTAACTCCTAACTCTAATCTAAATTCACGTGACCGTTGACTACGATGTTGTAATTATTGGCGGCAGTCTTGCTGGATACTACGCTGCCCTTGCTGCAACCCAACTACGTGCCAAAGTAGCCCTGGTACAACCCAAAGTAGACTATGGGTTTACTCATCACCATGCTCTTACCGAAATTGGTAAACTAGCGCAAAAGTTGAAGGATGCAGCTGGTTTTGGTATTCATGCCACACACACTGATGCCTCAGAAGAATGCCATATATCTATGGCATGGCAAGAAGCGATGCTGTATGCTCAATGCGTCGCCTCAAATCTCCAAGAACAGTATTCCCCAGCTATCCTAGCCGCGCAGGGAGTCGATATCATCGTTGGCAGTGGTCAATTTCAATCTTCACCCCAATTGGCTTTTGCCGTTAATAATCGCCTACTACGCGCTCGTACTTATTTGCTGGCTAGTGGTTCGCGTCCAGAAATTCCTGAGATTGAAGGATTGCAAGCCACTGGCTATCTAACCCTTTCTAATATTTGGCAATTTTTACAGGGAGGCATATTACCCAAAAATTGGGTAATTATTGGTGGAATTCCCCAAAGCATTGAAATTGCTCAAACTTTAGCAAGGTTTGGTTCCAGTGTGACGCTGGTAGTCAAGCATCCTTATGTTCTTCCATATCTAGACCCTGAGATAGCTATATTGCTTCAAGCGCAGTTGGAAGTCGAAGGTGTACGCGTCCTCACCAAAAAACCAGTAACTCAGGTGAGGCTAATTGAGAATAAAAAGTGGATTCAAGTAGGAGATAAGGCCATTGAAACTGATGAAATTTTAGTGGCGACTGGACAACAGCCAAATCTTGAATCCCTAAATCTGGCAGCAGTAGGTGTGAAATGGCATCGGCGTAGTTTAGTTGTGAATGATAAACTGCAAACCACTAACCACCGCATTTATGCTTGTGGTGATGTAATTGGTGGTTACGACTTTGCCAATATCGCTAATTATGAAGCAAAAATTGCGCTAAACAATGCACTCTTTTTCCCCAGGTTACGAGTAAATTATCGCTCCATTCCTTGGGCGATGTTTTCTGTGCCGATGCTGGCGCAAGTGGGTTTGACAGAAACACAGGCAAAACGCCTATTTAGCCGAGATAAAATTTTAGTTTTGCGACAATATTTTAAAACAGTGGCAGCAGCCCAACTTCGGAACGAAACCACTGGTATGTGTAAATTAATTGTGTTATACAACGGCGAAATTTTGGGAGCTTCGATATTGGGGGCAGAAGCTGGCGAATTAATTAATTTGATTGCCTTAGCAATATCACAAAAAATTAAAGTCAAACATCTAGCAAATTTATCTCCTGCCTATCCCAGTTTTTCAGAAATTCTGGAACGAACTGCAAGAGAGTGGAGTAAGCAAAAGTTAAATACCAACATTCCTTTGCAAGAGTTTTTAGAAGGCTTCTTCTATTTCTGCCGCAATTGGAATTAGCACTTATGCATGGAGTTGTCACTATAATCACTTAAACAAGGTGCTGATATTATTACTGACTTTGCAGTTCTCGCTGCCTTTGCCAATATTGACAGCACCTTGATTGCAAACACAACGTCATCAGAATTGGGGAGCATCCCTCAAAATTGAGCTTAGAGGATGTTTTAAAAGGGTCTTTTGCTCTCATAGTTAGCACAGCCAAGCATCTCAGTACATGGCTAAAACCTTAATTTTTCGTCGCACTTAACACCGTGCTGAATAGCAAAATTATACCTTTCGGGACTTTTAAAACATCCTCTTATTATTTTTGTTGAAGTGCAAACTTTAGCTCTGTCAAGTCTAATTCTCCTCCGGTTGTTGTTAATACTAAATTAATGCCTAAAACACTTTTTCCTGTAGTTGTATAGTTAGTTGGAAGTATTTTATTGGTCAAATCAAAATTTGTAGCACTTGCATATGTTATTTGATATGGTGTTGGTTTATCGCCAAGTAAAAATGATGTTATAGCTACTCTTGCTGGTGCTTTCTTTACTACACCTTTTAAAGCTAAAGGCACGAGCCTAAATTGCTTTTGAGTATTAGAGGTATCAATTCTAACTATACATCTAGCCCTTGGTGATTGTGCCTTTACAGTTATAGGAGCGCGAAGCGTCAACTGACTTATTTGCGGATCGAAACTTATATTACATCCCTTATTAACCGAAAATCGTGGCTGGTTGTTTATTGGAGCAGCAGCGCTAGATGAATTGGCATCATAAGAATAGAAAAAAAACAAGCACATTAATATGAAAAAATTACGTGCATCACTTAATCTCAACATCATCTTATTCTCCATCAACAGAAATTTATAATCTGAAAAAAGAATACATTCGGTAGATTCAATGAGTGGGGGATTTAGACTCACCACTCATTGAAGACCACTAAATTTGGAATTTGGTGCGGTGTATCACCATCTATCCGCAGAATCGCTAAAACCAAGGACTAGCAACGCTTTAGGTCAAAATAAAGTCTCACATCCCCAGCATTGAGATCGGCTGTATCAACGAAAATAGAACTTCCTGATGAGGATTGTGCAATCAGATTAATACCTAATAGTCCTTGCCCACCACCACTACATAAACCTGTAGCAGCTAGAACAGTAATCTCATCTTGCTCCGCAAATGCCTTACTAGATGTAAACTTGGTAGTTTGAGGGGGAGCTACGGCTTGACCAAGAGCACCACCACTAAAGCTATAAGTTCTGTTTAAACTGGTACCTTTACTCCCTCTATCAAGATCAGTAGTTCCTTGGTACAGTACTTGTACATCTTGGACGATGAAACCACTTGGAATAAAAGTTTGAACACGTAAAATACACTTTTTACGCTGACCATTGAATGCATTAAAGTTATCCAAGACGATCGATAAGCTTCTACCATCCTCTCCAGGAAGCTGATCGGCAACACTACATCCGCCAGACCCGAGTGCATCTCCAAAAGTAATACTAGGCGGGTCTTCAGCCAAAACCTTGGTCGCAATCACGTTGATTCCAAGAATTGTAGATACAGATAGTAATACACCAAATTGTTTAAAGTTCATATTGATTGTACCTATGTTGCTAGAATTGTTTATTGATGAAAAATGCATTTAGAAGCCAGAAGGTACGAGGTATGAAGGCATCTTTGCTTTAATCCCACGCTTAAAAGCATGAGATTGAAGCAAGGATGCTTTGTGTCTGGTGTTACATATCTCGACACAATATTGTTATAGTAGTGGGCAATTACCCATAACTAAAGTTTTGATTGATACTTACAGGCTTCTGCCTTCTTCAATTGTGGGAAATCCTTTCAGGTATGCTTTGACAATTTTTGCTCAATCAGGAAATGAAGCATAACTGTATATCGCTGGAGTTAACAGAAAGAAGATGGACATCAAGTTATAAGATGTATTCTTGCTGTATTTCCGTGTGGTGAAAATCATATAGTTATCTTAATCAGCAAGTGTGTGTTCTCGATCACAGATATATTGTGTCTCCGAACACTGCCAATTTCAAGCTAGTAGTATGCAGGTAGTATGGAGGAGTAGTACTCCAAAGTTGGGTGCTAAAAATTAGGGCTATAAATCGCCGATTTAATAGTGAGATATCGATAGCGCAGCGTTAGTGAGCCGTCGAGCGTCACAGATCGCCGCAGACATCGCAGTGAAATAACTGTTTTTATTGAAAATTTATATTATTAAGTGGCTGAAATTCTACTTGTAGACTGGGAACGAGGTAATTGGGAGTGCCTTAAAAACCCCGTATGAAAATCCAAATTACTCCCGCCGCTGTTAGAGGTACGCTGAGGTTATCTGTGCCGTGGGGCGAAACTGCCTCTGCTAAAGTTGCAAAAGTAGCAGTTACCACCGCCGTCAACAAGGCCCACCCGAAACTTAAAGGCGTTGCCAGGGGACTCAGCGACGAACCAGGTAGCAGTAACAGCACCAAGAAAATCACTACTGTACTCGCTACAAACATTGCTGCTGAACCTTCCCAGGAACGTATAGAACTTCCCACTTGGTATTTATGTTGCCCAAAACGTCTACCGATTAATGCTGCTAGTGCATCACCCCAGGTCATGGCCATTATCCCTGCTACAGCAATTGGAGCGCTATCTACTGGCCCCTCCGGTCGCCATAGTAGCCCGAACAGCAGTGTCACTGAGATAGCGAAATAAACTGTACCGGGTGAGCTATCCTGGGTATCCATTGCGCCGATGATTCGGTAGCGGTAAAACAGGTAGTTCAATCCGATAAAGGTAGCAAAAGGTATAATTCCGATTTCCCAGTTTCTAAACAGTAGCAGGACGCCGAAAGCCCACATCCCTGCACCAATATGGATTACTTTGCGAGTCAAATCCGGCTTCACACCAAACAGCTTACGCAATCCCTCGCCAATCACAAGCAGACTGATAGCGTAAACATAAGAAATTGCTAGCCCGATAAAATCATTTGTCATTTGTCATTTGTCATTGGAGAAAGACTTACAGAAAGTGGCCCCTCTGCTTTGCTGGTTCACTTAGGTCGATCGCTATTTCGTCTAAAGTTTTTTTCTACTGACGAAACGCTACCAATACCTTGAAGAATACCACGACCGATTAAACCTAAACCCCGACCAACTATTTGGGTAAGGATAAAAACTATACCGCTACCTACAAAAGCTACTAGCGATTTTAGACGCGGTGCGATCGCATCACTAAATTCTAGGAGCAATGTTACTACTAAAGGAATATTAGAAAGTTTTACTAACTCCTGATTTCGAGGAGCATAAACTGAAGTATTGGCAATA harbors:
- a CDS encoding dihydrolipoyl dehydrogenase family protein; the encoded protein is MTVDYDVVIIGGSLAGYYAALAATQLRAKVALVQPKVDYGFTHHHALTEIGKLAQKLKDAAGFGIHATHTDASEECHISMAWQEAMLYAQCVASNLQEQYSPAILAAQGVDIIVGSGQFQSSPQLAFAVNNRLLRARTYLLASGSRPEIPEIEGLQATGYLTLSNIWQFLQGGILPKNWVIIGGIPQSIEIAQTLARFGSSVTLVVKHPYVLPYLDPEIAILLQAQLEVEGVRVLTKKPVTQVRLIENKKWIQVGDKAIETDEILVATGQQPNLESLNLAAVGVKWHRRSLVVNDKLQTTNHRIYACGDVIGGYDFANIANYEAKIALNNALFFPRLRVNYRSIPWAMFSVPMLAQVGLTETQAKRLFSRDKILVLRQYFKTVAAAQLRNETTGMCKLIVLYNGEILGASILGAEAGELINLIALAISQKIKVKHLANLSPAYPSFSEILERTAREWSKQKLNTNIPLQEFLEGFFYFCRNWN
- a CDS encoding DUF4360 domain-containing protein; this encodes MNFKQFGVLLSVSTILGINVIATKVLAEDPPSITFGDALGSGGCSVADQLPGEDGRSLSIVLDNFNAFNGQRKKCILRVQTFIPSGFIVQDVQVLYQGTTDLDRGSKGTSLNRTYSFSGGALGQAVAPPQTTKFTSSKAFAEQDEITVLAATGLCSGGGQGLLGINLIAQSSSGSSIFVDTADLNAGDVRLYFDLKRC
- a CDS encoding diacylglycerol/polyprenol kinase family protein, encoding MTNDFIGLAISYVYAISLLVIGEGLRKLFGVKPDLTRKVIHIGAGMWAFGVLLLFRNWEIGIIPFATFIGLNYLFYRYRIIGAMDTQDSSPGTVYFAISVTLLFGLLWRPEGPVDSAPIAVAGIMAMTWGDALAALIGRRFGQHKYQVGSSIRSWEGSAAMFVASTVVIFLVLLLLPGSSLSPLATPLSFGWALLTAVVTATFATLAEAVSPHGTDNLSVPLTAAGVIWIFIRGF